From a single Streptomyces misionensis genomic region:
- a CDS encoding LysR family transcriptional regulator: protein MELELRHLKTIRAIADAGSLTRAATALGLAQPALSAQLRRIERALGGALFERGRHGVRTTALGELVLERTRIVLPAVSELQREAARFARTRGEEGERLRLGGTHGPLLGALVDRLADAAPGTTVTTCASWSERELAEMLTEGRLDFALAGTCGSTPPPESPHLVWEEIAVDPVFVMLADGHRLARGREIGLAALADEEWACVPGDGCFADCFTAACARAGFAPRRMYETDTASCVHLVQVGRAVGLCRATFPPTPGLAIRPLAGTPLMWRHLLGWHPAGQRPDTAATVLAQAREAHAGAAARSDSYARWLAQQRPAPEAAPRPAHATAPGTGSISRGQGVG from the coding sequence ATGGAGCTGGAGTTGCGGCATCTGAAGACCATTCGGGCCATCGCGGACGCGGGCAGCCTGACCAGGGCGGCCACGGCGCTCGGGCTCGCACAGCCCGCCCTCAGCGCCCAGCTGAGACGCATCGAACGGGCGCTGGGCGGCGCCCTGTTCGAGCGCGGCCGGCACGGCGTACGGACCACGGCCCTCGGCGAACTGGTCCTGGAACGCACCCGCATCGTGCTGCCCGCGGTGAGCGAACTCCAGCGGGAGGCCGCCCGGTTCGCCCGGACCCGGGGGGAGGAGGGGGAGCGGCTGCGGCTCGGCGGGACGCACGGGCCGCTACTGGGCGCGCTGGTGGACCGGCTGGCCGACGCCGCGCCCGGCACCACCGTGACCACCTGTGCCTCCTGGTCCGAGCGCGAGCTCGCGGAGATGCTGACCGAGGGGCGCCTGGACTTCGCGCTGGCCGGCACCTGCGGCTCGACCCCGCCGCCCGAATCCCCCCACCTCGTCTGGGAGGAGATCGCCGTCGACCCGGTCTTCGTGATGCTCGCCGACGGCCACCGGCTGGCCCGCGGACGGGAGATCGGCCTGGCCGCGCTCGCGGACGAGGAGTGGGCCTGCGTTCCCGGCGACGGCTGTTTCGCGGACTGCTTCACCGCGGCCTGCGCCCGGGCCGGCTTCGCTCCCCGGCGCATGTACGAGACGGACACCGCGTCCTGTGTGCACCTGGTGCAGGTGGGCCGGGCGGTGGGCCTGTGCCGGGCCACCTTTCCGCCGACGCCCGGACTCGCCATCCGTCCGCTCGCCGGCACGCCCCTGATGTGGCGGCACCTGCTGGGCTGGCACCCGGCCGGACAGCGACCGGACACCGCGGCCACGGTGCTCGCCCAGGCCCGCGAGGCGCACGCGGGCGCCGCGGCGCGCAGCGACAGCTACGCGCGCTGGCTCGCGCAGCAGCGCCCGGCACCCGAGGCCGCACCCCGGCCCGCGCACGCGACGGCACCCGGTACGGGTTCCATATCGCGCGGGCAGGGGGTCGGTTGA